One genomic region from Lacerta agilis isolate rLacAgi1 chromosome 13, rLacAgi1.pri, whole genome shotgun sequence encodes:
- the BLOC1S6 gene encoding biogenesis of lysosome-related organelles complex 1 subunit 6 isoform X1: MSLADPLDVKAALQARNDPALDSNDNSPDEGLIEDFTVIDKKAVEQLTEGLISHYLPDLQRSKLSLKELTQNQEVLLETLQQEISKFKECNSVLDINVLFSEAKYYHNKLVNIRKEMLLLHEKTSKLKRRALKLQQKRQKEELEREQQREKELEREKQLTAKPAKRT; the protein is encoded by the exons ATGAGTCTGGCGGACCCACTGGACGTGAAGGCGGCTCTGCAGGCCCGAAACGACCCTGCTTTGG ATTCAAACGATAATTCTCCTGATGAAGGATTAATAGAAGACTTCACTGTTATAGACAAGAAAGCTGTGGAGCAGCTAACAGAAGGGCTGATTTCACATTATTTACCTGATCTACAACGATCAAAACTATCCTTAAAAGAGCTAAC ACAGAACCAAGAAGTACTACTAGAAACTCTGCAGCAAGAAATCTCAAAGTTTAAAGAATGCAATTCTGTTCTTGATATCAATGTGCTG TTTTCAGAAGCAAAGTACTATCACAACAAGTTGGTAAACATTAGGaaagagatgctgctgctgcatgagaAAACATCAAAGTTGAAA AGAAGAGCTCTCAAACTCCAAcaaaagaggcagaaagaagaactGGAACGAGAGCAGCAACGGGAAAAAGAGCTTGAAAGAGAGAAACAGTTAACCGCCAAACCCGCTAAAAGAACATGA
- the BLOC1S6 gene encoding biogenesis of lysosome-related organelles complex 1 subunit 6 isoform X2: MSLADPLDVKAALQARNDPALDSNDNSPDEGLIEDFTVIDKKAVEQLTEGLISHYLPDLQRSKLSLKELTQNQEVLLETLQQEISKFKECNSVLDINVLRRALKLQQKRQKEELEREQQREKELEREKQLTAKPAKRT; encoded by the exons ATGAGTCTGGCGGACCCACTGGACGTGAAGGCGGCTCTGCAGGCCCGAAACGACCCTGCTTTGG ATTCAAACGATAATTCTCCTGATGAAGGATTAATAGAAGACTTCACTGTTATAGACAAGAAAGCTGTGGAGCAGCTAACAGAAGGGCTGATTTCACATTATTTACCTGATCTACAACGATCAAAACTATCCTTAAAAGAGCTAAC ACAGAACCAAGAAGTACTACTAGAAACTCTGCAGCAAGAAATCTCAAAGTTTAAAGAATGCAATTCTGTTCTTGATATCAATGTGCTG AGAAGAGCTCTCAAACTCCAAcaaaagaggcagaaagaagaactGGAACGAGAGCAGCAACGGGAAAAAGAGCTTGAAAGAGAGAAACAGTTAACCGCCAAACCCGCTAAAAGAACATGA